In Musa acuminata AAA Group cultivar baxijiao chromosome BXJ2-10, Cavendish_Baxijiao_AAA, whole genome shotgun sequence, a genomic segment contains:
- the LOC135625830 gene encoding F-box/kelch-repeat protein At1g57790-like: protein MADEEREEATTAKEAAEAFTVYEMLAAEALVILTQSGATVSTSEARNTPPPLPAETSTPASNKKRRKRKQRVMAYIPVDVVELILMRMNPKDAVRLGTSCKDWTAAAARVDPTKRKAPWLLVLTNSNTTCALQSVTDPKLSFKIRIHGFVLQHYHFGGSWNGWLVLQPNRRGQISLLNPFSRARWDLPILPRGGLPSRSLFYMSSAPTTSGCVLFVRKLTMLYVWSPGHEFWTAEHVEATEFNSIVSVEGQFYAMNKEGRLISFRVFPLQIKELHVCRPPVYNCPRQERFLVESCGEILYVVIAEHESTEMSVFRLDLRNRAWVKTTRLGDRALFLHWKHGISVSAGEAGCKGNCVYYSSRYDSCNVWRVYDLEKQSFTRFPRRHCPHRSVHDNVWITPEN, encoded by the exons ATGGCGGATGAAGAGCGGGAGGAAGCAACGACGGCCAAGGAAGCGGCGGAGGCGTTCACGGTCTATGAGATGCTGGCGGCCGAAGCTTTGGTAATTCTAACTCAAAGCGGCGCCACGGTGTCGACCTCGGAGGCGCGGAATACGCCTCCTCCATTGCCTGCAGAAAC ATCGACTCCCGCGAGCAACAAGAAGCGAAGGAAGAGGAAACAGCGAGTCATGGCCTATATTCCCGTCGACGTCGTCGAGTTGATCTTGATGCGTATGAACCCCAAAGACGCCGTGCGCCTCGGCACATCGTGCAAGGATTGGACAGCCGCGGCCGCGCGAGTCGACCCGACCAAGCGGAAAGCCCCGTGGCTGCTCGTCCTGACGAATTCCAATACCACCTGCGCCCTGCAGAGTGTGACGGACCCGAAACTCTCGTTCAagatcagaatccatggttttgtgCTTCAACATTACCACTTCGGTGGTTCCTGGAACGGTTGGCTGGTGCTGCAGCCCAACCGGCGCGGTCAGATATCACTATTGAACCCCTTCTCTCGCGCACGGTGGGACCTCCCTATCCTCCCTCGCGGCGGCCTTCCGTCACGCTCGCTCTTTTATATGTCTTCGGCTCCGACGACCTCCGGCTGCGTCCTCTTCGTGCGCAAACTTACAATGCTCTACGTTTGGAGTCCGGGGCACGAGTTTTGGACCGCAGAACATGTGGAAGCCACAGAATTTAATTCGATCGTAAGCGTGGAAGGGCAATTCTACGCGATGAACAAAGAGGGGAGGTTGATAAGTTTCCGAGTATTCCCACTCCAGATCAAGGAGCTCCATGTGTGCCGACCTCCCGTGTATAATTGTCCCCGCCAAGAGCGGTTCTTGGTTGAATCTTGCGGGGAGATACTGTACGTGGTGATAGCGGAACATGAGTCCACAGAGATGAGCGTGTTCCGGCTGGATTTGAGGAACAGGGCGTGGGTGAAGACGACGAGGTTGGGAGATCGAGCGCTCTTCCTGCACTGGAAACACGGGATCTCGGTGTCTGCTGGTGAAGCCGGGTGCAAAGGTAACTGTGTCTACTACAGCAGTCGATACGACTCTTGTAATGTTTGGCGGGTTTATGATTTGGAGAAACAAAGCTTCACCCGTTTTCCGAGAAGACATTGCCCACATCGATCCGTCCATGACAACGTGTGGATCACTCCGGAGAATTGA
- the LOC135625874 gene encoding F-box/kelch-repeat protein At1g57790-like, translated as MGGSMEAQALAASTIDDILADEAFAWLAYTLAAGMKSTSEPMDQPDIPLLLDRRCHNPPRRPRDESTPATDKKRRKRRGGRGNSVNGYVPVHLVESILMRMNPKDAVRLSTVCKDWRATAARYDPTMSTTPWLLTMTLSNTTCRLQSVVDKEVSFKIKLHGFQLRKTYCCGSWHGWLVLQANRDDPISLLNPFSRARLDLPAGGPASGLFLYMSSAPTIPGCVLFARDRRDLYVWRPGHETWTVENVDLGDFDSIVSFEGQFYALNDNGSLLSFEVFPLRLTKLDVPPPINDIFGNRRFLVESCGELLFVGMARHHSSSICVLRLDLKNKAWVKMEKLGDQALFLNRKQAISVSAVEAGCDGDRIYFSNPCDDDVIWRVCDMDSPRLDSFPRTGRRHRRFRDQVWITPSLS; from the exons ATGGGAGGGTCGATGGAGGCCCAAGCCTTGGCAGCGAGCACCATCGACGACATACTGGCCGACGAAGCCTTCGCATGGCTCGCCTACACGCTGGCAGCCGGCATGAAGTCGACCTCGGAGCCCATGGATCAGCCTGATATCCCCCTTCTTCTCGATCGCCGATGCCATAATCCTCCTCGTCGACCCCGAGATGA ATCGACTCCCGCGACCGATAAGAAGCgcaggaagagaagaggagggagaggCAATTCCGTCAACGGGTATGTTCCCGTCCACCTGGTGGAGTCGATCTTGATGCGCATGAATCCCAAAGACGCCGTGCGCCTCAGCACGGTGTGCAAGGATTGGAGAGCGACGGCGGCGCGATACGACCCGACCATGAGCACCACACCATGGCTGCTCACCATGACGCTGTCCAACACCACCTGCCGCCTGCAGAGCGTGGTGGACAAGGAAGTCTCGTTCAAGATCAAACTCCACGGCTTCCAACTCCGGAAAACCTACTGCTGTGGCTCGTGGCACGGTTGGCTGGTGCTGCAGGCCAACCGGGATGACCCGATCTCTCTACTTAATCCCTTCTCGCGGGCACGGTTGGACCTCCCTGCCGGGGGGCCTGCGTCCGGCTTGTTCCTCTACATGTCGTCGGCTCCGACGATCCCTGGCTGCGTCCTATTCGCACGCGATCGTCGAGATCTCTACGTTTGGAGGCCGGGACACGAGACTTGGACAGTAGAAAACGTCGACCTCGGGGACTTCGACTCAATCGTCAGCTTCGAAGGGCAGTTCTACGCTTTGAACGACAACGGAAGCTTGCTAAGCTTCGAGGTGTTTCCTCTCCGGCTCACCAAGCTCGATGTGCCACCTCCCATCAACGATATCTTCGGCAATCGTCGCTTCTTGGTTGAATCCTGCGGGGAGCTACTGTTTGTGGGCATGGCGAGGCATCACTCCTCGAGCATCTGCGTGCTCCGTCTCGATCTAAAGAACAAGGCTTGGGTGAAGATGGAGAAGCTGGGTGATCAAGCACTCTTCCTGAACCGTAAACAAGCGATCTCGGTGTCGGCTGTTGAAGCCGGGTGTGATGGCGACCGAATCTATTTCAGTAATCCTTGCGACGATGACGTTATTTGGCGTGTTTGCGACATGGATAGTCCTAGACTCGACTCGTTTCCAAGAACAGGTCGCCGACACAGGAGGTTTCGCGACCAGGTTTGGATCACTCCCAGCTTGAGCTGA